The DNA segment TTTTAAATCTGAAAGAGGAAGCGTATAAAGTAAACTTCAATCATTTCCCACCTTCTTATGACAATAAAAAAATATTTTATTTTAAAAAAATGGTGCAGGGCTGTCTGGTTTTTGAAGATACGGATATTAAACAGTGGGATACGCTTTTCGATGCAAAAGGAAAAATAAAATCATAAGAACTTCTGATAAGAATGAATGACTGGCAACAAATTTTTCCGCGTCAGTCATTCATTGGGGGACTCAACCAAAGAAACACCCATTTTCGTCTGTGCGCACAACCTTTCCCGTCTGTCTTTAATCAGAATGACGAAGGGCTTGTGCAGATTCTCAGAGCAAAGCGCCTGTGGCCTCTCATCTGCAAGGATTTAGGCTTACGCTGAGGGCGTTTTTTTGTGTACGATCAGGGCTGTAAAATTCGCTGAAAGAGAGAGTTATGGCTTCGCTGAAAGAAGTAGCACAACTGGCATCGGTCTCCCTTATGACCGTGTCCCGCGCCATCAATGAGCCGCAAAGGCTGAAGCCGGAAACCCTGGCGCGCGTGCAGCAGGCCATTGATGCACTGAATTATGTGCCAGATTTCTCCGCACGGAAAATGCGCGGTAAAAGCAGCAAAGTTTCCACGCTTGGCGTGCTGGCGCTCGATACTGCTACGACGCCGTTCTCGGTCGAACTGCTTCTTTCGATTGAACTCACCGCCCGCGAATTTGGCTGGAGCAGTTTTCTGGTCAGCATTACGTCGCAGGAAGACAGCGAACGCGCCGTCAGTCAGCTGCTTTCCCAGCGCCCGGATGGCATCATTTTTACCACTATGGGTCTGCGCGAAGTTGAGATCCCGGCGCGGCTGATGGATAAAAATCTGGTGCTGGCGAACTGTCTCAGCCGTGAGCTCGCGCTGCCCGGTTATATTCCCGATGATTTTGACGGCCAGTATCAGGCGATGAAGCTGCTGATCCGCAAAGGTTACCGGCGTCCGCTGTGCATCTATTTGCCGCAGTCCATTCCTGCTGGCGTTCGTCGCCGCGCAGGTGCTGAGCAGGCGTGGCGCGAAGTCGGACTGGCGCAAGAACAATTGCGTCAGCTTCATATGGAACTGGGGGATGAGCATTACCGCGACGTTGTCGGGATGCTTGAAGCATTCATCATTGACGGCAAACCAGATTTTGACGTGGTGGTTTGCGGCAATGACCGCATTGCATTTTTGGCGTATCAGGTGCTACTGGCAAAAGGGATGGCGATACCGCAACAGGTGGCAGTGCTCGGGTATGACAATATGGTGGGTATTGGTGATCTGTTCCTGCCGCCGCTGACCACGGTGCAGCTACCACACCGCGAAATAGGCCGCGAAGCGGTACTGCACCTTATCGAGCAGCGTCCCAATCACGGCCTGATAAACATCGCCTCGCCCGTGCTTGAGCGCGCGTCGTTATAACGTACCTGACAGATTAACCCGCAGATAATGTCCAGTAATCACTTTGCACTAACGCCGCTTTACCTTCCTGCGCAAAGAAGAACAGAGTGCGTTGATCGGGATGTGGGTAAATCCGGCTGCTGAGGGTTGCTTCTCCCTGATTAACAAACACTTCAATCGACGATCGGTCAATAAAGATCCGCATCTCAAGCATGTTGTCCGAAGGCAGTGCAATACTGCGGCAGTCTTTGATCCCATGCCCCGGGAAGTCCCTTTCCAGACAGAGTCTTTGCGTCTTAGCATCCACGAAGACCCAGACGCCATCGCCGAGTTTTATGCCGAAGCTCTGTGCGTCAGAGGTGCTGAGATCCCATTGCGAGATGATTTCGATTGCCTGCGCATTTTCAATTATCCGCTCAATACTGTTCCTGATGACATGCGGCAGGAGAGGGTGATGAGCACGGCGCAGCGTCCGCACTTCATCAACCGGCTCCATGCGCACGTTACCATTGCGCAGCGTCAGTTCGCGCGGCAGCGTCATGCAGCCCGCCCAGCCTTCCGCTTTCGATGGCATCACAGATTCCCACATGTCCATCCACGCGATAACCACCCGGCGTCCGTCGGCGGCTGTAAACGACTGTGGCGCGTAGAAGTCATGGCCGTTGTCGAGTTCCGTAAAACCTTCCAATACCTTAAAATCCTGACCTGCCTGCCATGTGCCGCGCAGGCAGCCGCTCTGGAACAGGTTACGGTAATCGTGGCCTTGCGCTTTGATACCCTGCGGCGAGCACATCAGAATGTGTTCATCGCCAAGAGGGAAGAAATCTGGGCATTCCCACATGTAACCTGTGTTGCCGTCGGCTTTAGCGAGCACGCGATCGAGCGTCCAGTCGCGCAGGCTGTTGCCTTTGTACAGCAACACCTGACCGCAATCGTGCTCATCCCGCGCGCCGATCACCATCCACCAGTAACCAAACTCGTGCCACACCTTCGGATCACGAAAATGCATGATGTTATCCGGCGGCGTGAGCACCACGCCCTGTTTGGTGAAGTGAATACCGTCCTCGCTGGTGGCGAGACATTGCACTTCGCGAATAGCACTGTCATTGCCTTCGCCGCTCAGCCAGACGTGGCCGGTGTAAATGAGGCTGAGTACACCGTGGTCGTCCACGGCGCTGCCGGAGAAGCAACCGTCGCGGTCATACTCATCGCCCGGCGCCAGCGCCACCGGCTGATGTTGCCAGTTCACCATGTCCTGACTGGTGGCGTGCCCCCAATGCATCGGTCCCCAGTTCTCGCTGAACGGATGGTGTTGATAAAACGCGTGATACAACCCCTGATGATAAATCAGCCCGTTCGGGTCGTTCATCCAGCCCGCTGGGGGGGCGAGATGAAAATGTGGGTAAAAGGTATCGCCGCGGGTGGCTATTCCAGAGCGCAACGCCTGTTCTGCGCGTTCCAGTCGCTGTTTCATAAAATCTCACTCTTTTTGAATAATACAGAGGGGGGTGTCCGGCTCTTTTCGCCAATGAGCAGGAAACCGGAGATGAGGGTCAGGACAAGGACCAGCATCCCCATAATCATGTACGTGTCTGCAAAGCCGATCAGGTCGTAACCGTGCCCGGCCAGCGGGGATAACACACTGGCGCAAACCTGCGTGATGAACTGAAAACCAACCAGATACAGCGTGGCCGAAAGGCGCGGATCGAAGCGGGTGGTAATGTACTTAAACATGGCGATCAGCAGGATTGGCAGCTCGACGGCATGCAGCAGTTTCATGCAGGAAATGGTCACTGCATCTGCCGCCAACCCAGAGCCAAATACGCGCAGCGCCATGATCAGGCCGCTTAGCAGCAAGCCATTTTTAGCGCCGATTTTGTTGACCACGAAAGGCGCCAGGAACATCCCACCGGCCTCTAAAAACACCTGGAAGGAGTTGAGGAAACCATACATCTCGTTGCCGTTTTTGACGTCCGCAAACAGCGAGGAGAAGTACACCGGGAACTGCTGGTCATAGACGTTATAGACGCTGACACCGGTGACAAACACGATAAGTGTCCAGAAACGCGGCAGACGAAACAGAGCAATTGCATCGGCCAGCTGGAGGTTGCCAGGCTTGCCGTACTCGAGCTGGTTCAGCGCATCGGTTTTCACTTCACGCAGCCGCCAGAGCAGCAGCAGGAAAATCACTGCTGAAGACGACGCCATCCAGAAATTCAGGTTCGGGTTGATGTTAAACAGCATCCCGGCGAAGAAGGTGGCCGCCGCCCAGCCGAGCGATCCCCACATCCTTGCCTTGCCGAACTCAAACCCCAGAATGCGGCTGACCCGCTCGGTGTAAGATTCCAGTGCGCCAATTCCGGCAAAAAATGTCGCGCCGACGTACAAACCACCGGCCGCAGCACCCAGAAGAATATTGACTTGCAACAGCGGGGCAAAAACAAAGATAAAGAACGGACCGCTGGCCAGTAACAAACAGCCGATGGCCCACAGCAGGTTTTTGCGCAGCCCCAGTTTGTCCTGAATAAACCCGTAAAGCGGCTGAGCGCACAGCGCCGTCAGGGCGATGGCAGAAAAGAACATTCCTGTTTCCGTGCCTTTAAGCCCGACCTTTTGGCTAAGCCAAAGTGAAATAAGCGAAAAGGCGGAGGACCAGGTGTAGAAGAAGCAAAAAAGCAATCCACTTAGCAATATGTAGTGACTTCGGTGACTGTTTCTCATGGGCATATCCGTGCGTGTTACGAAGAGATAATGCACATTGTTAACGTTAACTTATTTCTTTTCCCAGACTGAACGATGCGTAAGTATGATGTTAATCACAAATGTTAACGTTAACATAATCGGGGTGTGATCTGAACCGCAAAATTTTGCGGTTCAAAACGTTGGAAGGGGGGGAACGCCGGGCAAACCGCGCAATCCATGCTCGACCATTGCCATGTAAACGGCAAAATAGTTCAGCACCATTTGCATAAATGTCAGATGCAAGACAATGGTGTTGTTCGGCGTATCCAATGTCAGTAATCTGGCAACTTCTGCCGCTTTCAGGCATCGCTTGATGTGCGAGCGTGAAACGCCACACTTGAGCGAGGCCCTCAGGTAATTGTACTCGATCACCGCCGTCTGCTGTTTCATGCTCTCCATATACAAGTCCATCAGCAGCATGTGCCCGGCATCCCTGAAAATGAACTCCTTACAGTCCGGCACCATATCGAAGAGATACACCTGATTAAGGGTAATTTCTGAGTATTTTTGGAAATACTCTGCGGTGAAGTTTTCCATTTTCAAACACCCTGATACATCGAAATCCGGATAAAGCATGCCGTAGGGGATCATCATGGTATTAATTAGCGCACGGGTTTCATCGAGCGCTTTTGGCGTCACCTGATAGTTTAACTTTCGCTTATCCTGAGGATCCTTTTTAACGTCCATACGACCGCCAACCCGGATAAAGAGCAGAAAGGAATCGATCGTATTGTCACTGATTAAACCCGTTTGCTTACAAAAATCTTTTACGTGGCGAAGCGTCGGTTTTTCTGTCGTGAAAAAATACGCCATAATGGCCGAACCGATAATAAAACGGTTTGCTTTAAAAATAACCTTAAAATAGAGCGGTTTAGTCAGGTAAAGTCTGAACAGAAGTTTATAGTGCTTCTGCATGACTGCCTCAATGTCTTTATGGGTCTTAATGATTTCTGCACGGTGAGAAATTAATTTTGTGAGTTGTTGTTTGCTCTTCATATTGCCGCTTACTTTGCCTGGTTCCATAATACAAATAAAAAAACATTGCCATTGTTCTTTAGGGTTAATTTAAAGTCCGTTGATAAACGGTTCATGATGTTATATGGCGAGATTTGGTGTTTAGCGATTTTTGTTAAAATCAGGAAGGGTCTTTATTGCCCATCTCAGGATAATCCTAGCACTAAAGTGACTATTTTGCATAAACCCTGATTTTATTTTAACCGGTTAAAATACTTTCAAAACTAAAAGGCTTATTTTTATGGTGGATATTTTAATTAGCTATTTCATCGGGTTAGGTGATTTTTTTTATGAAATGTTTTTTTTGCCATTTCTTTCAAAAAAATTAACCACAAAAATGGACAGTGACATAACAAAGCCTGTGTGAGAATTTTCTTAGCGCCAGGTTATACCCGTTGATTCAGATGTCCGGGTTAACAGGGGTTCTCTCTGGAGGGGGAATTACCGGCACGTTTGTTAATGGATTTTATAAGGATTTATCATGGAAGAGTCACGTCATCAGACCCTGCTTTACGGCAATTCTTTTACGTTATTTTGTAAAAAGAAGTTCGCCAGGCTACTTTGTTTCCCTCTGATATCAATGACTTTTTTAGTCATGCCTGCAGCTTTGGCAAATATGAGTGTCTATCCCATGGAGGTGACGCTTAATAGCCAGGGCGCAGCGCAGGTACAAACCTTGTCGCAAAGCGGTGAAGCGCAGTTTATTAAAGTCACCATTAAGCGAATAGATCGTCCTGCGACACAATTCGAAAAAGAAATATTGCTCGAAGATGCGGTTTCACGCTCGCTGATCGCCACGCCAGATAAATTCGCGCTGGCATCGGGTTCGCAACGCATCATTCGTCTTATTTCGTTACAACCAGCGGAAAAAGAGACCGCCTGGCGGGTTTACTTCGAGGCGGTCGGTGCGCCGGAGGAACTGAAAGATAAAACAGGTCAGGAAAGTAAACTCAGCAACCAGGTGGGTATCAATTTAGTCTGGGGCGTTTTGGTTCATATTCCACCGAAACACGCTGTGTTATCTCTCCGCTCATTATCGTCAGGTGAAGTTAAAAATAATGGCACCGTGCGCATGGTGATTCGCGAGGTCGGTCTCTGTCCGGAAAAAAATAGCAGTGGCAGCTGTCAGTGGAAACAAGAACACGCCACGGTATATCCGGATGAGACATTGCAGTTCAAAGCATGGACGCCAGCAGAGTTAAACTCTGCCCAGGCAATAAGAATTAAATATGTTGATCAGAAAACGAGAAATGTGAATGAGTACGTTCTCGAAAAGTAATCAGCCTATTTTAAGGAAATAACAACACGTTTGTTATTAAGCAGTTCATTATCATCGAGACGGTCATTAATACACTTCATACTTCAAGTCGCAGGTGCTTGGGCTGTATTCATTCGCCTGCCTGCAACTCGAGTTATTGATTGTATAGGGCCATTACATGGATTTTCATGGAGCTACAAATGCAAAAATTAATCAAACCACTTTTCATCGCTGCTGCATTAACGGCTGCATTTAATGCGCAGGCTGTGCAGAAAGATATTACTGTAAATGCTAACGTTGATGCGACGGTAGATATGACCCAGGCTGACGGTACCGCGTTGCCGGGCACGATTAATATGCAATATATTCCGGGCCGTGGTTTGTCTACTTATTCGCTGGATACCAAAATCTGGTCGAACTCTTCCACTGCCAATATTAACGTTGCACTGGTGAGCGCTGCCCAGTTAAACGAAACCGTGACCGGTACCACCGTTCCGTTGAAAGTGACGCTGGGTGCAGACCTGAAACCTATTACCACCACGGCCACGTCCCTGACTTACGCATCCTTGTTCCCGGCGGGCACCACCAACGGTTCTTCCGTTCTGCCATTGAAAATCTCTCCGGCAACGGTAGCGCCTCTGGCGACCGGCACCTATTCCGGCGTGGTGAGTCTGTTGATCACACAGGCAACGACGTCGAGCTAATTTGCCGGAGTTGACTGATCGATTATTTCGGGGGGCAGTGCGCCCCCTTGTTATTCTTTTTCAGCAGGACGCTGTAATGAAGGTCAATATTCGCAGAGCTTTAATCGCCTCTTTCATTACCCTGATCCCCTTTCTTTCAGCCCGTGCTACCACTCAGGTTCCGCCTGGTTTTGAATCGCTGGTCACCGGCCAGACTCTGTGGGTCAATCTTTCTGTCTACGGGCAATCGCTCGGACTTTTTGAAGCCTCCGTTAACCTCGATACCGTCACATTCCTCAAACCGGAAGACGTGGCGCAGGCGGTGATGAGGCATTATCAAAAGGGTGCTCAACAGCAAGCAATTCTGGACCGTCTGATCGGCAACCCTCTGGCACGTAACGGAAATCTGGCGTGCAGCAGTAACGGCGATGTGGCAGGCTGCGACTATCTGGACACGGATTCAGTCGCGCTTATCTATGATGAAAATAATGCCAAAGTTGCGCTGTTCCTCGGCCCACAGTTTGTGCCGCTCGCGGCAGATAACCGCTCACCGTATTACGAACAGACGGCAGAAACCGAAGCGGCATTTATCCATCAGCAGAATATTAACTTTGTTACCAATAGCGACGACCAGACCCTGTCCCTCCAGGGTGCGGGCGCGCTCGGGCTGACAGAAAACAGCTATGCCGGTATTGACTGGGACTATCTGGCGCAGAAATATCGCCAGCAAAATCATCAGGAAGTACGTTTTAATAACGTCTTCCTGCGCCGTGACATAGGCAAGCGCTATTACGTTCAGGCGGGGCGCATGGACTCGCGGGATATATTCAGTAACGCGGGCGGGAACATTACCCTCAGCCAGCTACCGCTCAGCACTATCGAAGGTGCTCGCGCCGGCTCTACGCTCGCCTGGATGAACAACTCACAGGTCGCGCAGGGCACGCCGGTGACGGTGTTTATCACCCGTCCATCGCGTATTGATGCCTATCGCTTTCAGCAACTGCTCGGCACCTTTTACCTGAATGCGGGGACACAGAACCTCGATACCAGCGCGTTCCCCAACGGCAGTTACACCGTGACGCTGCGTGTTTATGAAGATAACCAGCTGTCACGCACTGAGCAGGTACCTTTCAGCCGTACGGGTTATGCGACCAGCCAGAATATCGAATGGTTTGTGCAGGGCGGTGCTATTCCAGACAGAGAAGTGCAGAGCAACGGCGCTGAATCACAAAACGGTGCAGACCGCCGGGTGATGCAGGCGGGCATAAAAGTGCCGATCACCCGTGAAGCCGCGCTCACCGGCGCTGTGGCCGCGACCAACCGCAACCACTTTGTCGAAAGCGCACTCGACTGGAGTCACGGATTTGATAACCCGCTGCTCGACGGCATTCTCACCACCCGCTTTAGTTATCTGAAGGGCGGCGAAGGCTCGCGCGGCAACATTCAGCAAGTCACCTATAACGACGGTTTTTCCCTCAGCTTTTATCGCAGTGCACTGTATGCGCAGGATTGTTATAGCAATAACGGCGGCCAATATGGTTTCGGCGGCTGCTATCAGAGCAGCAGCCTGATGTTCAGCGTGCCGGTGAAAAGCTGGTACGTGAATGCCGGTTACAGCGCCAGTGAAAATGAAGGCCGCAACGTGATACCTGCACAACGGGACAATAACGACCTCGTGCCGGTGTGGACCCGCCGCAGTACCTACAATAAAACGCAGACCACCACCTGGCAGGCGGGTCTCGGGCGTGGTTTTAGCGTCGGCGGTATTAACATCAATACCAGCGCCAACTTTTTTACGCGCACTAACAGCACCGGCATCAAACGCGATAACGGTGGTTTTCTTTCTGTCTCGCTTTCACGGGTCAGTGCGTCAGCGAATAGCGCCCGCTCGAACTTCAGCTCAGTAGGGATGACTTATCAGACCGATCGCAGCAGTAAAGATCAGGTCGGCTATAACGTCGCGCAAAACGCGTACTTCGATGCGCAAAACCAGCAGGAAATCGGCGTGAATCTCAATGGAAGCCAGGACAATGCGTTGAATGGTTCGATATACGGCAAGACCAGCGGTGAGTATGGCAGCGGCAGTCTGGCGTTCAGTTCAGCCTCTTCCGGTGCGTCCGGCCAGCGTTTAAGCAGCAGCGGCAGCTATAACTCCTCGATGGCCGTGGCGAAATCCGGTCTGTACTGGGGGAAATGGGGCAATGGTCTTCCCGGTGCCGCCGTCGGGCTTAACGTTGCGAGCACCGATGACAGCCGTGATACCCGCGTCGATGTCTCCGTTGACGGCGCGGGCAGCGCCAGCCTGCATGGCACCGGCCGCACGCTGTTCAGCCTGCCCGCGTATACGCAAAGTAATATCAGCATTAATGATTCGATCGAATCCGCAGCGGGTATACGCAGTGAAATCACGCAGGGTGCCGGACGTCGGACGTTGTTTATCGCGCCGGGGAGAATGCTGGTCAGCAAGGTGAATATCGTCTCTCGCTATACCTATCTCGGCAGGTTGATTATCAATCAGCAGACGCCGCTGGAAGGTGCCACGCCGCTCAATGTTGCCAGCTGGTCGGGATTAGGGCAGGGCGGATTCACCGCGGAAACCGATCACCGCATAAAGAATTTGTATATGGCGCGCGGAATGCAGATGTATCGCTGCGAAATAAAAGTGAAAAGCACGCATGACGTCGTGCGCTACGTCGGCGACAGCGACTGCAAAACAGTTGAACTGGCGTCGGTGCCGCTTAACGTTCAGCAGCGGGCAAAAATGCTGATCGCTACCCGCCGGACGGATGAAGTCCCCCTTACACGGGCGGAATTTTCTTTGCAGGAACAATAATAGGGATTTTAAATGAAAAGCAAATTGCTCACCGGACTGGCGCTGATATGCCTGATGGCCGGAGCACAGGCGGCATCACTCACGCCGTCAGGGCGTACGACGACAGTCAACCTGTCTTTCGACCGAATGTCCGTACCGGCGCAGTTGCCCATCTGGACCAATGAGAGCGGCGGTTACGACACCACCAACGCGCCAAAGTGGGGACGAAACACGCTGGTTTGTCAGTCACGAACCAGCAATCAGTATGGTGCCTGCCTGACGTTTCCTGTCTGGCTTGAAGCGTCCCCCTCGCCGTATCCCGTACCGGTCTTATTTACTGAAAGCACCACCAAACAGACGCTGGTGCTCAATATCTATATGACCAAACGAAGATCGCTCAATAACGTGGTGGTGGCCACCGATCTGGTGCCACTGAATGCCTTTGGCGGCGAGGTAACGCCGAGGGGCGACGGTACGGATTACTCGGCGTATCTCCCCTCGTCGGAGCTGAGTAAATTCCCTTTTGCCGGAATCTGGAGCGGTACACTCAAAATGTCGTTGATGCAATGGCCCCTCACCTGTACCGGGAATTCGCAGAATGTGAACGTGGGTTGTACCAACGTCACCAGGCTGGGCGACTGGATCGCCAGCATGACGTTTAAGGTGACGGATTACGGTAATCAGCAGATCTATCTGCCTGAGTTTGGCAATGCGGCGGCAAATGTGGATCTGGGTCTGAAAATCTTCCCCGGCGCACGTGCTACCACAACAGTGAATGGCAGCCGTTCACTGGATATGTGTCTGTACGATGGCAATAACTCGGACAGCAATCGTGTGAGCCTGATCTTTCAGGACGAAGGCTCCCCAGCGCCTTCAAGAGCCACCGGATTATTTTCGTTATATCTCAATGGCGGGAATAAAAATCTGGCACAAGATCGTCTGGATTATTCGATAGAGGTGATTAATCCGCTGACCAAAGCACGGCAGAGGGTGCAAAACGGCACCGAGATCATCTGGAGCGGCACCAATAAGGGGGTGTTGCGCCGTGTGGTATTGCCGGGACAGCGAAATTCGGTGCTGTGCGTTCCCGCGCCGATGGAATTAATTACGCCGTCTTTCACCTTATCGTCGAAAACGGCAGGGCGATATCGCGGCACCCTCAGGATTATTTACACCCCGACGACGCAGTAATTCTCCGACAATATTCTCAGCTCCTGTCGTTGATTAATGAAATTTACTCATAGGTTCTTTCACATTTTTCCACCTAGTCCGCTCGCACGAAAGGCGGTAACGTAGTTCAATCAGTCACGAACT comes from the Enterobacteriaceae bacterium Kacie_13 genome and includes:
- a CDS encoding phage tail protein, whose protein sequence is MKSKLLTGLALICLMAGAQAASLTPSGRTTTVNLSFDRMSVPAQLPIWTNESGGYDTTNAPKWGRNTLVCQSRTSNQYGACLTFPVWLEASPSPYPVPVLFTESTTKQTLVLNIYMTKRRSLNNVVVATDLVPLNAFGGEVTPRGDGTDYSAYLPSSELSKFPFAGIWSGTLKMSLMQWPLTCTGNSQNVNVGCTNVTRLGDWIASMTFKVTDYGNQQIYLPEFGNAAANVDLGLKIFPGARATTTVNGSRSLDMCLYDGNNSDSNRVSLIFQDEGSPAPSRATGLFSLYLNGGNKNLAQDRLDYSIEVINPLTKARQRVQNGTEIIWSGTNKGVLRRVVLPGQRNSVLCVPAPMELITPSFTLSSKTAGRYRGTLRIIYTPTTQ
- a CDS encoding MFS transporter, which gives rise to MRNSHRSHYILLSGLLFCFFYTWSSAFSLISLWLSQKVGLKGTETGMFFSAIALTALCAQPLYGFIQDKLGLRKNLLWAIGCLLLASGPFFIFVFAPLLQVNILLGAAAGGLYVGATFFAGIGALESYTERVSRILGFEFGKARMWGSLGWAAATFFAGMLFNINPNLNFWMASSSAVIFLLLLWRLREVKTDALNQLEYGKPGNLQLADAIALFRLPRFWTLIVFVTGVSVYNVYDQQFPVYFSSLFADVKNGNEMYGFLNSFQVFLEAGGMFLAPFVVNKIGAKNGLLLSGLIMALRVFGSGLAADAVTISCMKLLHAVELPILLIAMFKYITTRFDPRLSATLYLVGFQFITQVCASVLSPLAGHGYDLIGFADTYMIMGMLVLVLTLISGFLLIGEKSRTPPSVLFKKSEIL
- a CDS encoding fimbrial protein → MEESRHQTLLYGNSFTLFCKKKFARLLCFPLISMTFLVMPAALANMSVYPMEVTLNSQGAAQVQTLSQSGEAQFIKVTIKRIDRPATQFEKEILLEDAVSRSLIATPDKFALASGSQRIIRLISLQPAEKETAWRVYFEAVGAPEELKDKTGQESKLSNQVGINLVWGVLVHIPPKHAVLSLRSLSSGEVKNNGTVRMVIREVGLCPEKNSSGSCQWKQEHATVYPDETLQFKAWTPAELNSAQAIRIKYVDQKTRNVNEYVLEK
- a CDS encoding sucrose-6-phosphate hydrolase, producing the protein MKQRLERAEQALRSGIATRGDTFYPHFHLAPPAGWMNDPNGLIYHQGLYHAFYQHHPFSENWGPMHWGHATSQDMVNWQHQPVALAPGDEYDRDGCFSGSAVDDHGVLSLIYTGHVWLSGEGNDSAIREVQCLATSEDGIHFTKQGVVLTPPDNIMHFRDPKVWHEFGYWWMVIGARDEHDCGQVLLYKGNSLRDWTLDRVLAKADGNTGYMWECPDFFPLGDEHILMCSPQGIKAQGHDYRNLFQSGCLRGTWQAGQDFKVLEGFTELDNGHDFYAPQSFTAADGRRVVIAWMDMWESVMPSKAEGWAGCMTLPRELTLRNGNVRMEPVDEVRTLRRAHHPLLPHVIRNSIERIIENAQAIEIISQWDLSTSDAQSFGIKLGDGVWVFVDAKTQRLCLERDFPGHGIKDCRSIALPSDNMLEMRIFIDRSSIEVFVNQGEATLSSRIYPHPDQRTLFFFAQEGKAALVQSDYWTLSAG
- a CDS encoding fimbrial protein, whose protein sequence is MKVNIRRALIASFITLIPFLSARATTQVPPGFESLVTGQTLWVNLSVYGQSLGLFEASVNLDTVTFLKPEDVAQAVMRHYQKGAQQQAILDRLIGNPLARNGNLACSSNGDVAGCDYLDTDSVALIYDENNAKVALFLGPQFVPLAADNRSPYYEQTAETEAAFIHQQNINFVTNSDDQTLSLQGAGALGLTENSYAGIDWDYLAQKYRQQNHQEVRFNNVFLRRDIGKRYYVQAGRMDSRDIFSNAGGNITLSQLPLSTIEGARAGSTLAWMNNSQVAQGTPVTVFITRPSRIDAYRFQQLLGTFYLNAGTQNLDTSAFPNGSYTVTLRVYEDNQLSRTEQVPFSRTGYATSQNIEWFVQGGAIPDREVQSNGAESQNGADRRVMQAGIKVPITREAALTGAVAATNRNHFVESALDWSHGFDNPLLDGILTTRFSYLKGGEGSRGNIQQVTYNDGFSLSFYRSALYAQDCYSNNGGQYGFGGCYQSSSLMFSVPVKSWYVNAGYSASENEGRNVIPAQRDNNDLVPVWTRRSTYNKTQTTTWQAGLGRGFSVGGININTSANFFTRTNSTGIKRDNGGFLSVSLSRVSASANSARSNFSSVGMTYQTDRSSKDQVGYNVAQNAYFDAQNQQEIGVNLNGSQDNALNGSIYGKTSGEYGSGSLAFSSASSGASGQRLSSSGSYNSSMAVAKSGLYWGKWGNGLPGAAVGLNVASTDDSRDTRVDVSVDGAGSASLHGTGRTLFSLPAYTQSNISINDSIESAAGIRSEITQGAGRRTLFIAPGRMLVSKVNIVSRYTYLGRLIINQQTPLEGATPLNVASWSGLGQGGFTAETDHRIKNLYMARGMQMYRCEIKVKSTHDVVRYVGDSDCKTVELASVPLNVQQRAKMLIATRRTDEVPLTRAEFSLQEQ
- a CDS encoding LacI family DNA-binding transcriptional regulator, which produces MASLKEVAQLASVSLMTVSRAINEPQRLKPETLARVQQAIDALNYVPDFSARKMRGKSSKVSTLGVLALDTATTPFSVELLLSIELTAREFGWSSFLVSITSQEDSERAVSQLLSQRPDGIIFTTMGLREVEIPARLMDKNLVLANCLSRELALPGYIPDDFDGQYQAMKLLIRKGYRRPLCIYLPQSIPAGVRRRAGAEQAWREVGLAQEQLRQLHMELGDEHYRDVVGMLEAFIIDGKPDFDVVVCGNDRIAFLAYQVLLAKGMAIPQQVAVLGYDNMVGIGDLFLPPLTTVQLPHREIGREAVLHLIEQRPNHGLINIASPVLERASL
- a CDS encoding fimbrial protein — protein: MQKLIKPLFIAAALTAAFNAQAVQKDITVNANVDATVDMTQADGTALPGTINMQYIPGRGLSTYSLDTKIWSNSSTANINVALVSAAQLNETVTGTTVPLKVTLGADLKPITTTATSLTYASLFPAGTTNGSSVLPLKISPATVAPLATGTYSGVVSLLITQATTSS